From Mycobacterium lacus, one genomic window encodes:
- a CDS encoding heavy metal-binding domain-containing protein, whose translation MQPSALDPVASERLSHAEKIFTSDLSINEFALLHGAGFEPLELVMGVSVYHVGFQVSGIRQQQELGVLTEATYRARWNAMQRMQAEADALNADGIVGVRLSWRNQGEGGEHLEFIAVGTAVRYTAKPGAFRRPNGQAFSSHLSGQDMVTLLRSGFAPVAFVMGNCVFHIAVQGFMQTLRQVGRNVEMPQWTQGNYQARELAMSRMQGEAERDGATGVVGVHFSISNYAWGMHTVEFYTAGTAVRRTGAAETIVPSFVLPMDR comes from the coding sequence ATGCAACCCAGCGCGCTTGATCCGGTGGCCAGCGAACGGCTATCGCACGCTGAAAAAATATTCACGTCCGACTTGTCGATCAACGAATTCGCGCTGCTGCACGGAGCGGGGTTCGAACCCCTCGAGTTGGTCATGGGCGTTTCGGTGTATCACGTCGGCTTTCAAGTCAGCGGCATCAGGCAGCAACAGGAACTGGGCGTCCTGACCGAGGCGACCTACCGGGCGCGCTGGAACGCGATGCAGCGCATGCAGGCCGAAGCCGATGCGCTCAACGCGGACGGAATCGTCGGCGTCCGCCTCAGTTGGCGCAATCAAGGCGAGGGCGGCGAACACCTGGAGTTCATCGCGGTCGGCACCGCGGTGCGATACACGGCCAAGCCCGGGGCATTTCGCCGTCCCAACGGGCAAGCTTTCTCCAGCCATCTGTCAGGTCAGGACATGGTGACGCTGTTGCGCTCCGGATTCGCACCGGTCGCCTTTGTGATGGGCAACTGCGTATTCCACATTGCCGTGCAAGGGTTCATGCAAACGCTCCGCCAGGTGGGCCGCAACGTGGAGATGCCGCAGTGGACGCAGGGCAACTACCAAGCGCGTGAACTGGCGATGTCGCGCATGCAAGGCGAGGCGGAGCGGGACGGCGCGACCGGCGTGGTGGGTGTGCACTTCTCCATCTCGAACTATGCGTGGGGAATGCACACCGTGGAGTTCTACACCGCGGGAACCGCCGTGCGCCGCACCGGCGCCGCGGAAACGATCGTGCCGTCGTTTGTGCTTCCGATGGATCGCTGA
- a CDS encoding class I SAM-dependent methyltransferase: protein MAEQDRLRWDELYTSQASAAAGAVGPPGVFAGHAEVFPTAGQALDLACGHGLGAVWLARRGLDVWGLDISAVAIGQARDLAERSGVGDRCRFEVFDLDDGLPDGPPVDVILCHRFRDRRLDQDIVERLAPGGLLAIAALSEVGAVPGRFRATPGELLATFGQLDLIAAGEGQGQAWLLARA from the coding sequence GTGGCCGAGCAGGATCGGCTCCGCTGGGACGAGCTGTACACGAGCCAGGCATCGGCAGCGGCCGGTGCGGTTGGGCCTCCTGGCGTCTTCGCGGGGCACGCGGAGGTATTCCCAACCGCAGGGCAGGCCCTCGATCTCGCCTGTGGGCACGGACTCGGCGCGGTCTGGTTGGCCCGCCGGGGTTTGGACGTTTGGGGGTTGGACATCTCGGCGGTAGCTATTGGTCAGGCACGGGATCTGGCCGAGCGCAGTGGCGTGGGTGATCGCTGCCGATTCGAGGTCTTCGACCTCGACGACGGCCTACCGGACGGGCCGCCCGTCGACGTCATTCTTTGCCATAGGTTCCGGGATCGCCGTCTCGACCAGGACATCGTCGAACGACTCGCCCCGGGCGGGCTACTGGCGATCGCCGCGCTCAGCGAGGTAGGCGCCGTCCCAGGGCGGTTCCGCGCAACACCTGGCGAGCTGCTGGCTACGTTTGGCCAACTGGATCTGATCGCCGCCGGCGAAGGTCAGGGCCAAGCCTGGCTGCTCGCACGGGCTTGA
- a CDS encoding carboxymuconolactone decarboxylase family protein yields MSDRQHHHQILEDLLPQHRDLRKQIPDVYKGFAALSGAAFADGALSRGVKELMALAIGIVQGCDGCIASHAQAAARAGATAQEAAEAIGVTILMHGGPATIHGARAYAAFCEFADTRPA; encoded by the coding sequence ATGTCAGACCGTCAACATCACCACCAAATCCTCGAGGACCTACTTCCGCAACATCGCGACCTCCGCAAGCAAATTCCCGACGTCTACAAGGGGTTTGCGGCCCTGAGCGGCGCCGCGTTTGCCGACGGTGCACTCAGTCGCGGCGTCAAGGAGCTCATGGCGCTGGCGATCGGGATCGTGCAGGGGTGCGATGGCTGCATCGCGTCGCACGCTCAGGCTGCCGCACGCGCCGGTGCCACCGCGCAGGAAGCCGCCGAGGCTATCGGTGTCACCATCCTCATGCACGGTGGACCGGCCACCATTCATGGCGCGCGGGCCTACGCCGCATTTTGCGAGTTCGCTGACACCCGTCCGGCGTAG
- a CDS encoding DUF2652 domain-containing protein codes for MAIRRAVLVIADIGGYTNYMNWNRLHLAHAQQTVAELLESVIDAGRGLKLAKLEGDAAFFWAPEGNANVVVCDRLFGMRRSFLTRRERIKKDHACDCASCAQLDRLSLKFVAHEGEVAEQKVKRRIELAGIDVILVHRMLKNQVPVPEYVLMTDVVAQCLDEPIRLLCKPLTHDFEGMGQTSTHYIDLASSEVPPPAPDRSASGRLGAKLRFELRALPFALGFRKPAAGFRNLGRGVKEGLPQ; via the coding sequence ATGGCCATCCGGCGCGCCGTTCTCGTCATTGCCGACATCGGCGGATACACGAATTACATGAACTGGAACCGGTTGCACCTGGCCCACGCGCAGCAAACGGTAGCGGAGCTGCTGGAGTCGGTCATTGACGCCGGCAGAGGGCTGAAGCTGGCCAAGCTGGAGGGCGACGCCGCGTTCTTTTGGGCCCCGGAGGGCAACGCCAACGTGGTGGTGTGCGACCGGCTGTTCGGCATGCGCCGGTCGTTCCTCACCCGGCGGGAAAGGATCAAGAAAGACCATGCCTGCGACTGCGCGAGCTGCGCGCAGCTGGACCGCCTGTCGCTGAAGTTCGTCGCCCACGAGGGCGAGGTAGCAGAGCAAAAGGTGAAGCGCCGCATCGAGCTCGCCGGCATCGACGTCATCCTCGTGCACCGCATGCTGAAAAATCAGGTGCCGGTGCCGGAATACGTGCTGATGACCGATGTCGTGGCACAGTGCCTCGATGAGCCGATTCGCCTGCTGTGCAAGCCACTGACTCATGACTTCGAAGGCATGGGACAAACGTCGACCCACTACATCGACCTCGCCTCGTCCGAAGTGCCACCACCAGCACCAGACCGCAGCGCGTCCGGCCGGCTGGGGGCCAAGTTGAGGTTCGAGTTGCGTGCGTTGCCGTTCGCCCTGGGCTTCCGAAAACCCGCTGCAGGCTTTCGCAATCTGGGCCGCGGCGTCAAGGAAGGGCTGCCCCAATAG
- a CDS encoding metal-sensitive transcriptional regulator, which produces MIGDQESIAAVLNRLRRAQGQLAGVISMIEQGRDCKEVVTQLAAVSRALDRAGFKIVATGLKECVAGATAEGAAPLSEAELEKLFLALA; this is translated from the coding sequence GTGATCGGTGATCAAGAGAGCATCGCAGCGGTATTGAACAGGCTGCGTCGTGCCCAGGGCCAGCTTGCCGGGGTGATTTCGATGATCGAGCAGGGCCGCGACTGCAAGGAAGTGGTCACCCAGCTCGCCGCGGTGTCGCGTGCCCTCGACCGTGCCGGGTTCAAAATCGTTGCTACCGGATTGAAGGAATGCGTTGCCGGGGCCACGGCCGAGGGCGCGGCACCGCTGAGCGAGGCCGAGCTGGAGAAGCTATTCCTGGCGCTCGCCTGA
- a CDS encoding WS/DGAT/MGAT family O-acyltransferase — translation MERLSGLDAFFLYLETPTQPLNVCCVVELDTSTMPGGYTYGRFRSALATHVQAVPEFRMKLADTQLNLDHPVWVDDEKFQLRRHLHRVGVPAPGGRRELAEICGYVAGLPLDRDRPLWEMWVIEGGARADTVMVMLKVHHAVVDGVAGANLLAHLCSLRPDAPPPQPVRGAGGGNPLQIAVSGLVGFAARPLRLATVVPATMLTLVRTVVRARGGRTMAAPFSAPPTPFNCPVSRHRNIAYTQLDMRDVKRVKDRFGVTVNDVVVALCAEVLRRFLLDRGELPDTALVATVPVSMHDQSTRPGRNHTTWMFCRVESQISDPAERIRAIAAGNTAAKDHTAAIGPTLLHDWTQFGGPTMFGAAMKILPRIPISHSPVYNLILSNVPGPQAQLYFLGCKIDAMYPLGPLLGSGLNITVMSLNGELGIGIIACPDLLPDLWDIADGFPDALKEMLECRDERPEGSHLEADQNL, via the coding sequence ATGGAACGACTAAGCGGGCTTGACGCCTTTTTCCTCTATTTGGAGACGCCGACGCAACCGCTGAACGTGTGCTGCGTGGTGGAGTTGGACACCTCGACGATGCCGGGCGGCTACACGTATGGCCGGTTTCGCTCCGCGCTCGCCACGCATGTGCAAGCGGTGCCGGAATTTCGGATGAAGCTCGCTGACACCCAGCTGAACCTGGACCACCCGGTATGGGTAGACGACGAGAAATTCCAATTGCGGCGTCACCTGCACCGAGTCGGTGTCCCAGCGCCCGGGGGACGCCGCGAGCTGGCCGAGATCTGCGGATATGTCGCGGGGCTGCCGCTGGACCGCGATCGCCCGTTGTGGGAGATGTGGGTGATCGAGGGCGGCGCCCGCGCCGACACGGTGATGGTCATGCTCAAGGTCCACCACGCCGTCGTCGACGGCGTCGCCGGCGCGAACCTGCTTGCCCACCTATGCAGCCTGCGACCCGACGCGCCGCCACCGCAGCCTGTTCGTGGCGCGGGCGGCGGCAATCCGCTGCAGATCGCCGTGAGCGGGCTGGTGGGTTTCGCGGCACGGCCGTTACGGCTGGCGACCGTGGTACCGGCGACGATGCTGACACTGGTGCGGACGGTGGTTCGTGCGCGCGGGGGTCGCACCATGGCCGCACCGTTTTCGGCCCCGCCGACCCCGTTCAACTGCCCCGTCAGCCGGCATCGCAATATCGCATACACCCAACTCGATATGCGTGACGTCAAGAGGGTCAAGGACCGGTTCGGGGTGACGGTCAACGACGTGGTGGTGGCGTTGTGCGCCGAAGTACTGCGGCGGTTCCTGCTCGACCGCGGCGAGCTGCCCGACACCGCGTTGGTGGCCACCGTGCCGGTGTCTATGCATGACCAGTCCACCCGACCCGGCCGCAACCACACCACCTGGATGTTCTGCCGGGTGGAGAGCCAAATCAGCGACCCCGCCGAGCGTATCCGTGCGATCGCCGCGGGAAACACCGCCGCCAAAGACCACACCGCGGCCATCGGCCCCACCCTGCTGCATGATTGGACGCAGTTCGGCGGCCCGACGATGTTCGGCGCGGCCATGAAAATCCTGCCGCGCATCCCGATCAGCCACAGCCCCGTCTACAACCTGATCCTGTCGAACGTGCCCGGGCCGCAGGCCCAGTTGTACTTCCTGGGTTGCAAGATCGACGCGATGTATCCCCTCGGGCCGCTCCTCGGCTCGGGACTCAACATCACCGTCATGTCGCTCAACGGGGAACTGGGCATCGGCATCATCGCTTGTCCGGACCTGCTGCCGGATCTGTGGGACATCGCCGATGGGTTCCCCGACGCGCTCAAAGAGATGCTCGAATGCCGCGATGAGCGGCCCGAAGGCAGCCACCTGGAGGCGGATCAGAATCTGTAA
- a CDS encoding DUF5073 family protein: MDDFDAERVSRAIAAALAGPGGAALVVKVFAGLAGVVHTPARRGLFRSNPERIQIGDWRYEVTNDGRLLAGHLVNGVVIAEDILIAEAVGPHIARALGQIVTRYGASVVPNINAAVEILGTSTGYRF; encoded by the coding sequence ATGGATGATTTCGATGCCGAGCGAGTGAGCCGCGCGATCGCGGCCGCACTCGCCGGTCCCGGCGGGGCCGCGTTGGTGGTAAAGGTGTTCGCTGGACTTGCGGGAGTGGTGCACACGCCCGCGCGGCGTGGTCTGTTCCGTTCGAATCCCGAGCGAATCCAGATCGGCGACTGGCGCTATGAGGTCACCAACGACGGCCGACTGCTCGCCGGACACTTGGTGAACGGTGTCGTCATCGCCGAGGACATCTTGATTGCCGAGGCGGTCGGTCCGCACATCGCCCGTGCCCTCGGGCAGATCGTGACCAGATATGGTGCGAGCGTCGTCCCGAACATCAACGCCGCCGTCGAGATTCTTGGCACCAGCACCGGTTACAGATTCTGA
- a CDS encoding PE family protein, with product MSYLIAAPEVLAAAASDLANVGSSIRAANAAAATPTMALVAAGADEVSAGIAALFGAHAQAYQALSAQAAMFHQQFVQALTAGAGSYVAAEAANALPLQSVQQDLLSLINAPTQALLGRPLIGNGADGLPGTGQNGGDGGILFGNGGNGGSGGPNQGGGNGGNAGLWGNGGNGGAGANATTVGVNGFNGGAGGNGGLLWGNGGAGGAGGNGGPAPLAGGVGTSGGAGGNGGGAGWFYGFGGPGGNGGVGGVAPATGPSPGILPAGGVGGSGGAGGASALAFGYGGAGGTGGAGGLSNSTVQSIGGYGGQGGLGGQSGLLFGNAGAGGAGGAGGAGDGMFASFGGHGGSGGDGGPIGLIGTGGAGGNGGAGGNGGNNGAGQGGEGGVGGLGGTGSPGGLLYGTGGGGGNGALGGNGGTGTTTAGFAGSGGFGGAGGDSQLAGTGGLGGAGGGIGAGTQDALVVGGTGGNGGRAGLLFGVGGMGGNGGATSVGGTLYAAGGNGGNGGFVWGNGGTGGNGGTGGAGSVGNGGAGGNAALLFGNGGAGGTGGAGGIGVGGSGGWGAVLFGNGGVGGGGAPGGIGPGGNGGNALLIGNGGNGGNGTGGAAGGAGGAGGLLFGQNGTPGT from the coding sequence GTGTCGTACCTGATCGCGGCCCCGGAGGTGCTGGCTGCGGCGGCCTCGGATTTGGCGAACGTCGGCTCGTCGATCCGCGCCGCTAACGCCGCCGCGGCGACTCCGACGATGGCACTGGTTGCGGCCGGCGCCGACGAGGTATCGGCGGGCATTGCGGCGCTGTTCGGGGCGCATGCGCAGGCATATCAGGCGTTGAGCGCCCAGGCGGCGATGTTTCATCAACAATTCGTGCAGGCCCTTACCGCGGGTGCGGGCTCGTATGTTGCCGCCGAGGCGGCCAACGCCTTACCTCTGCAATCCGTGCAGCAAGACCTGCTCAGCCTGATCAACGCGCCCACCCAGGCGCTGCTTGGGCGCCCGCTGATCGGCAACGGCGCCGACGGGCTGCCGGGAACCGGGCAAAACGGGGGCGACGGTGGCATCTTGTTCGGCAACGGCGGCAACGGTGGGTCCGGTGGGCCCAACCAGGGCGGCGGCAACGGCGGTAATGCCGGACTGTGGGGCAACGGCGGGAACGGGGGCGCCGGCGCCAATGCCACCACCGTTGGCGTCAACGGGTTCAACGGGGGTGCTGGCGGCAACGGCGGACTGCTCTGGGGCAACGGCGGCGCCGGTGGAGCCGGCGGGAACGGCGGTCCCGCACCGCTGGCGGGCGGCGTGGGCACCTCCGGCGGCGCCGGCGGGAACGGCGGCGGCGCCGGCTGGTTCTACGGCTTCGGTGGCCCCGGCGGCAACGGCGGGGTCGGCGGGGTCGCGCCCGCCACCGGCCCCTCGCCGGGCATCCTTCCCGCCGGCGGCGTCGGCGGCTCCGGGGGCGCCGGCGGTGCGAGCGCGCTTGCGTTTGGCTATGGCGGGGCGGGGGGGACCGGCGGGGCCGGCGGGCTTAGCAACTCGACCGTCCAAAGCATCGGCGGCTATGGCGGCCAAGGCGGTCTCGGCGGACAGAGCGGTCTGCTGTTCGGCAACGCCGGAGCCGGCGGGGCGGGCGGTGCCGGCGGAGCCGGCGACGGAATGTTCGCCAGCTTCGGCGGCCACGGTGGCTCCGGTGGTGATGGCGGCCCCATCGGGCTGATCGGGACTGGCGGGGCCGGCGGTAACGGCGGAGCCGGCGGAAACGGTGGAAACAACGGCGCCGGGCAGGGCGGTGAGGGTGGCGTGGGCGGCCTCGGGGGCACCGGCAGCCCGGGCGGTCTGCTGTACGGCACCGGTGGCGGCGGCGGTAACGGTGCGTTGGGTGGTAACGGTGGCACCGGCACCACCACCGCGGGCTTCGCGGGCTCCGGCGGCTTCGGCGGAGCCGGAGGCGATTCCCAGCTCGCCGGCACCGGCGGCCTTGGGGGCGCCGGCGGCGGCATCGGGGCCGGCACACAGGATGCGCTGGTGGTGGGCGGTACCGGCGGCAATGGCGGGCGCGCCGGGCTGCTGTTCGGTGTTGGCGGCATGGGTGGCAACGGTGGCGCCACCAGCGTGGGCGGGACGTTGTACGCCGCAGGCGGAAACGGGGGCAATGGCGGTTTCGTGTGGGGCAATGGCGGCACCGGCGGTAATGGCGGAACCGGTGGAGCGGGCAGCGTCGGCAACGGCGGCGCCGGCGGCAACGCGGCCTTGCTGTTCGGCAACGGTGGCGCGGGCGGGACCGGTGGTGCCGGTGGGATCGGTGTGGGCGGTTCCGGCGGTTGGGGTGCGGTCCTGTTCGGCAACGGAGGCGTCGGTGGCGGCGGTGCTCCCGGCGGAATCGGTCCGGGCGGTAACGGCGGCAACGCTCTGCTGATCGGCAATGGCGGCAACGGCGGGAACGGCACCGGTGGGGCCGCTGGCGGCGCCGGTGGCGCCGGCGGATTGCTGTTCGGCCAAAACGGCACGCCAGGGACTTAA
- a CDS encoding cutinase family protein, whose product MNVSATGRFVGAAVVTACAPLIAPVPSASAVPLTSNPSCPDVEVVFARGTGEPPGVGEIGQAFVDSLRPKISPKSMTVYPVNYPATMDFPTAMSGINDAGSHVEQTVANCPDTKMVLGGFSQGAAIIGFVTSAAVPDGAPSDAPKPLPPDVADHIAAVTLFGTPSSQFMNSIGAPPIVIGPLYAAKTSQLCTAGDPVCSAGGDWAAHNAYAGDGMVDQAATFAAGHLSQTGRGH is encoded by the coding sequence ATGAACGTATCTGCCACCGGTCGATTCGTTGGTGCGGCAGTCGTCACGGCGTGCGCACCGCTGATTGCACCGGTGCCCTCCGCGTCCGCTGTCCCGCTCACATCCAACCCGTCGTGCCCCGACGTCGAGGTGGTCTTCGCGCGCGGCACCGGCGAGCCACCCGGCGTTGGTGAGATCGGACAGGCATTCGTCGATTCGCTGCGCCCGAAAATTAGCCCGAAGTCCATGACGGTGTATCCGGTCAACTACCCAGCAACCATGGATTTCCCCACCGCGATGAGCGGCATCAACGACGCGGGCTCCCACGTCGAACAAACGGTCGCGAACTGTCCCGACACCAAGATGGTGCTCGGGGGCTTCTCCCAGGGTGCGGCGATCATCGGTTTCGTCACCTCGGCGGCGGTACCGGATGGCGCGCCCTCGGACGCGCCCAAGCCGCTGCCGCCCGACGTCGCGGATCACATTGCTGCGGTCACTTTGTTCGGAACGCCGTCGAGCCAATTCATGAATTCGATTGGGGCGCCGCCGATCGTGATCGGCCCGCTGTATGCCGCTAAGACGAGCCAGTTGTGCACCGCCGGCGATCCGGTCTGCTCTGCAGGAGGCGATTGGGCGGCGCACAACGCATACGCCGGCGACGGAATGGTCGACCAAGCGGCAACTTTCGCCGCCGGTCACCTCAGCCAGACCGGTAGGGGCCATTGA
- a CDS encoding ABC transporter ATP-binding protein, with protein sequence MTIELRDVVREYRVGGHTVRALDAISMRLDGGQFVSVVGPSGAGKSTLLHLLGALDSPDSGSITFDGDEIGRLSEEQQSQFRHRRVGFVFQFFNLLPTLSAWENVAVPKLLDGVRLRKAKPDALRLLDRVGVGNRAQHRPAELSGGQMQRVAVARALMMDPPLILADEPTGNLDSTTGASILALLAEMAHEDGRGRLVVMVTHNANAAAATDRVITLQDGRVGADALVGAG encoded by the coding sequence CTGACCATCGAATTACGGGATGTGGTGCGGGAATACCGGGTCGGCGGCCACACCGTGCGCGCGCTCGACGCGATCAGCATGCGGCTGGACGGCGGACAGTTCGTGTCGGTCGTCGGGCCGTCGGGAGCGGGCAAGAGCACGCTGCTGCATCTGCTCGGCGCGTTGGACTCCCCCGACTCCGGGTCGATCACCTTCGACGGCGACGAGATCGGCCGGCTCAGCGAGGAGCAGCAGTCGCAGTTTCGCCATCGTCGCGTCGGCTTCGTCTTTCAGTTCTTCAACCTGTTACCGACCCTGTCGGCGTGGGAGAACGTGGCAGTCCCCAAGCTGCTCGACGGTGTCCGGCTGCGCAAGGCCAAACCAGACGCGCTTCGGCTTCTCGATCGGGTCGGAGTCGGCAACCGGGCCCAGCACAGGCCGGCGGAACTGTCCGGCGGGCAAATGCAGCGGGTCGCCGTGGCTCGGGCACTGATGATGGACCCACCACTGATCCTTGCCGACGAACCAACGGGAAACCTCGATTCCACGACCGGCGCTTCCATTTTGGCGCTGCTGGCCGAGATGGCACACGAAGACGGCCGCGGTCGACTGGTGGTGATGGTGACGCATAATGCGAATGCCGCGGCGGCGACCGATCGCGTGATCACGCTGCAGGACGGCCGGGTCGGTGCCGACGCATTGGTGGGTGCGGGGTGA
- a CDS encoding amino acid deaminase/aldolase, with translation MHEMARCGQRPDGPTGMDAQGRLRRYAEAFADHDGPFAFVDLDAMWGNAQQMLTRAGDKTIRVASKSLRCRPLQREILDANKRFDGLMTFTLPETLWLAGLGFTNLLLAYPTTDRTALRELGEMTAENPEDAPIVMVDSVDHLDLIESATGHPVRLCLDLDAGYWRAGGRVKIGPKRSPLHTPEQARALAVEIARRPALKLVALMAYEGHIAGFGDKVPGKRVQNAVVGWMQRQSIAELRERRARAVELVRHVADLKIVNAGGTGDLQLVAQEPAITEATAGSGFYAPTLFDSYSTFTLQPAAMFALPVCRRPGPKTVTALGGGYLASGVGAKDRMPTPYLPAGLKLDPMEGTGEVQTPLTGPAARGLKIGDKIYFRHTKAGELCERFDRLYLVRGAQIVDSVPTYRGEGRTFL, from the coding sequence GTGCATGAGATGGCACGTTGCGGACAACGTCCGGATGGGCCGACCGGGATGGACGCGCAGGGCCGGCTGCGGCGCTACGCGGAGGCGTTCGCCGACCACGATGGGCCCTTTGCGTTCGTAGACCTCGACGCGATGTGGGGCAACGCCCAACAGATGCTCACGCGTGCGGGCGACAAGACGATCCGGGTGGCGTCAAAGTCCCTGCGCTGCAGGCCGTTACAGCGCGAAATCCTTGACGCCAACAAGCGGTTCGATGGGCTGATGACGTTCACCCTGCCCGAGACGCTCTGGCTGGCCGGGCTCGGTTTCACGAATTTGTTGCTCGCCTACCCCACGACGGACCGCACGGCCCTACGCGAGCTGGGCGAAATGACCGCGGAGAACCCGGAGGATGCGCCGATCGTGATGGTCGACAGCGTCGACCACCTCGACCTGATCGAGAGCGCGACCGGCCATCCGGTGCGGCTGTGTCTGGATCTCGACGCCGGCTACTGGCGCGCTGGCGGGCGCGTGAAGATCGGGCCCAAGCGGTCCCCGCTGCACACACCGGAACAGGCGCGGGCATTGGCGGTCGAGATCGCACGCCGGCCGGCGCTGAAGCTGGTCGCGCTGATGGCGTACGAGGGTCACATCGCGGGCTTTGGCGACAAGGTCCCCGGTAAGCGCGTGCAAAACGCGGTGGTCGGGTGGATGCAGCGCCAATCGATCGCGGAGTTGCGCGAACGCCGCGCCCGCGCCGTCGAGCTCGTGCGCCACGTCGCCGACCTGAAGATCGTCAACGCCGGCGGCACCGGCGACTTGCAGCTGGTCGCCCAGGAGCCGGCGATCACCGAGGCAACCGCCGGCTCGGGCTTCTACGCGCCGACCCTGTTCGACTCGTATTCGACGTTCACCTTGCAGCCGGCGGCGATGTTCGCGCTGCCGGTGTGTCGCCGGCCCGGCCCGAAGACGGTGACCGCGCTTGGGGGCGGCTATCTGGCCAGCGGAGTCGGCGCGAAGGACCGTATGCCCACTCCCTATCTGCCGGCTGGGCTGAAGCTCGACCCGATGGAGGGCACCGGTGAGGTCCAGACGCCACTGACGGGTCCCGCGGCCCGGGGACTGAAGATCGGTGACAAGATCTACTTCCGCCACACCAAGGCCGGCGAATTGTGTGAGCGGTTCGACCGCCTGTATCTGGTCCGCGGCGCTCAGATCGTTGACAGCGTGCCCACGTACCGGGGTGAGGGGCGCACATTTCTGTGA
- a CDS encoding DUF302 domain-containing protein: MNIALSTALRTTFGDAVTRTRQALAEQGFGVLTEIDVQATLKAKLGEEMEDYLILGACNPPLAHRAVEVDRQIGLLLPCNVVVRADPERAGTVLVEAMNPQLMVEVTGEPKLVGIAEEVSGRLQTVIDSLGHSDVGAAEQSQA, translated from the coding sequence ATGAACATCGCATTGTCCACCGCGCTGCGGACCACCTTTGGCGACGCGGTTACGCGCACTCGCCAGGCGCTCGCCGAGCAGGGATTCGGCGTGTTGACCGAAATCGATGTGCAGGCAACGCTGAAAGCCAAACTCGGCGAGGAGATGGAGGACTATCTCATCCTCGGCGCGTGCAATCCGCCGCTGGCGCACAGGGCGGTGGAGGTCGATCGCCAGATCGGGCTGTTGCTGCCCTGCAATGTCGTCGTGCGCGCGGACCCCGAGCGGGCCGGCACCGTGCTCGTCGAAGCGATGAATCCCCAGCTGATGGTGGAGGTTACGGGCGAACCAAAGCTCGTCGGAATCGCCGAGGAAGTTTCAGGCAGGCTGCAGACTGTCATCGACTCCCTCGGCCATTCCGATGTGGGGGCTGCCGAACAGTCACAAGCGTGA